TGCCATCAAGCTTGCCGACTCGCCCATCTGTCTGGCTGGCGTTATGTGCACCAGTCCAAAGACAATTGCCGCCACAATGCAGCCAATCGATACTGGAACTGTCCCCAACCACATCACGTATGGAGCAAAATGATCAATATACTGTTGGAGGGCTCCTCTAAAGACAAACTCCTCTGCGATACTGGCAATAACGACTATGAGAATGATAAAGGTCCTGAGGTCCGGACGAGGCCTGTCTTCAGGCGCTACCTTGCTCAGCCTCGTCTGTATTCCTGTGACGATGCTCCCTGCTATCACACCTACGATCAGAGATGTGATGATGTGTTCCCAGCTCGGAAAACGGCAGCCCCACTCCGCAAGATCACCACCACTGCTGATCACAATCACTACGATTGCGGCCAGCAGTACAACCGGTCCAATTATGATATTTGAGCGCCAAGGTCGAGTCTCCATCTCTTGCAAATATCTGATTCGGTTGGTCAGCTTCATCAAGAGCATGAATGCAGTAGAATAGATTGCAAAAACAAGAATGACTCCAATGACTATCGCAAGTACTATCTCATACAATCACTATCTCCTCCGTTCTTGCGTCGTCGATGTTCTTCCTACTGAAGATCTTCGGGTTCTTCTGTTTTCGCCAACTGAGTAAACCTTTTATGACTAGGTAATTCAGCACCTCTCGCAATATCATACCATCTCTCTCGATAACGATGGGTATTGCATTATACATTCGTCACCAATGAGCGGGACGTAGCTCAACCTGGCAGAGCAACGGACTGTAGATCCGTCGGTTGGGAGTTCAAGTCTCCCCGTCCCGACCATCTCATTTTTGGTCGTTCTATCAGTAATACGCTGTAATTACAACGTGTTTTGTAGGCTTGTTCGAACCTCTTACTGATGATGAAGATGAGACCGTTAGAGACCAAGATCAAAGCGGGACTCAAGGAACAGGGCATCAATTGCCACACTGTGTTTCAGATGCCCGATCTTGATGAACCACGAGTCGTCATTGCCTTCAGTTCCAAGGAGAATCAGCGACTGACGCCCTCACGTGTGGAGCGTGCGCTCAACTCTCTTGGCGTTGGTGAGTTCAAGGCACAAGACAAGTTTCAGAGGCTCAGTGCAGCCTTTCTCCATCTTGAAGTACGGTTTGGGGCTCGGACTGAACGTACCATTCGGACCAGTGCTGAATGACTCGAGTGCATACATTCCCACGTATCACTTTCGTAGGAGTGATATACTCCTGTTCCGACACATACTCGGTGAATAGAGTGGATCTGCACTTGGATGGTCGATACTTTCTTGTCACTGCGGCGTCTCGAGGT
This region of Candidatus Thorarchaeota archaeon genomic DNA includes:
- a CDS encoding CPBP family intramembrane metalloprotease, with the protein product MYEIVLAIVIGVILVFAIYSTAFMLLMKLTNRIRYLQEMETRPWRSNIIIGPVVLLAAIVVIVISSGGDLAEWGCRFPSWEHIITSLIVGVIAGSIVTGIQTRLSKVAPEDRPRPDLRTFIILIVVIASIAEEFVFRGALQQYIDHFAPYVMWLGTVPVSIGCIVAAIVFGLVHITPARQMGESASLMAGGAGVLGAIAGIMFVMTASIVIPIVIHMTFNLVGWGMEQVAMKRTAYKGQVQ